Proteins co-encoded in one Candidatus Stoquefichus sp. SB1 genomic window:
- a CDS encoding RDD family protein: MAHKKLTMNKYDVIEIRMRRFFAMVIDWYLTNMLAVIPITFYFRGDDYLQPYMFELNEYSFQIGLLLGVYAIIIGIIYYVIIPSFVWKGQTLGKKLCKIQVIDQDTHDVTLLTMIKRELFGAVILEGGIVITATYLRKLLPLFGLVHFVTPLKYIAYALTIISIGYAYFQPMSQAFHDKIANTLVIKK, translated from the coding sequence ATGGCTCATAAAAAATTAACAATGAATAAATATGATGTAATTGAAATAAGAATGCGTAGATTTTTTGCTATGGTGATAGATTGGTATTTAACCAACATGCTTGCTGTTATTCCTATTACGTTTTATTTTCGTGGTGATGATTATCTACAACCTTATATGTTTGAATTGAATGAATATAGTTTTCAAATTGGTTTATTACTTGGTGTATATGCGATTATCATTGGTATTATTTATTATGTTATTATTCCTAGTTTTGTATGGAAAGGTCAAACATTAGGAAAGAAATTATGTAAAATACAGGTTATTGATCAAGATACTCATGACGTGACATTACTAACAATGATCAAAAGAGAATTGTTTGGCGCTGTTATTTTAGAAGGTGGGATTGTGATAACCGCAACATATTTAAGAAAATTGCTGCCATTATTTGGCTTAGTACATTTTGTGACACCACTCAAATATATTGCTTATGCTCTTACAATCATCTCTATTGGTTATGCATATTTTCAGCCAATGTCACAAGCTTTTCATGACAAAATAGCAAATACACTTGTCATCAAGAAATAA
- a CDS encoding glucosamine-6-phosphate deaminase, translating to MKLIIEENEQKMSESAMHILLGTMMQDKRVNISLTAGRSPINLYKMMIPYVKDQEKFKDIEYYLFDEAPYLDKPYGPNWEEMQELFFKDAHIPEERIHTTTMENWETYDKEIRDAGGLDVMLIGLGFDGHFCSNCPRCTPMDSYTYPMDRQTKNAANPTYPAKPHLPVTLSMGPKSLMRVKHLVMIVTGKEKAEILKQVLDSPITDELPATVLKLHPNFTVICDKEAASLLNMEDYKRL from the coding sequence ATGAAATTAATTATTGAAGAAAATGAACAAAAAATGAGTGAAAGTGCAATGCACATTTTACTAGGTACAATGATGCAGGATAAAAGAGTTAATATTTCTTTAACTGCTGGAAGATCCCCAATCAATTTGTACAAAATGATGATTCCTTATGTCAAAGATCAGGAGAAATTCAAAGATATTGAATACTATTTATTTGATGAAGCACCATATCTTGATAAACCTTATGGTCCCAACTGGGAAGAAATGCAAGAATTATTCTTTAAGGATGCCCATATTCCAGAAGAAAGAATTCATACAACAACTATGGAAAATTGGGAAACATACGATAAGGAAATTCGTGATGCAGGTGGTCTTGATGTGATGTTAATCGGTTTAGGATTCGATGGACATTTCTGCAGTAACTGCCCAAGATGTACACCAATGGACAGTTATACATATCCTATGGATCGTCAAACAAAAAACGCTGCTAATCCAACGTATCCAGCGAAACCACATTTACCTGTAACTTTGTCAATGGGACCAAAAAGTTTAATGCGTGTTAAACATCTGGTTATGATTGTGACTGGTAAAGAAAAAGCTGAAATTTTAAAACAAGTCTTAGATTCACCAATTACGGATGAATTACCAGCAACCGTCTTAAAACTTCATCCAAATTTTACAGTCATTTGTGATAAAGAAGCAGCATCTTTATTAAACATGGAAGATTACAAAAGACTTTAA